The bacterium genome has a segment encoding these proteins:
- the feoB gene encoding ferrous iron transport protein B: MNRNTLETQSALILEHPRIILLGQPNSGKSTIFNKVAGYRSITTNFPGVTVEYTSSHVAIGGRTCDLIDLPGIYSLTAIERAARETLHYLIEEPVSLIINVIDATHLDRSLELTLQLLELGKPMLLCLNMIDEAERKGIRIDAGVLSSLLKLPVITTNAAQGLRIDALFDAAFDLLHAPHPVHSLPMSRHVEQVVEALDGVLKRCLPLQRISSRLLAIKLLESDPFFALQLEPDGTHLRTEVRHYQSILEEAHGQPADSVISAERHALSLHLFEQCTVVHHPRRSWHQWRSRVDQLVMHPVWGYVIMATVLVLFFNLIFKLGALLEQPILTLFTRSEEALTAALPTGSFYAYIAKGLLQGIAGGIAVVLPYLIPFLIGMALIEDVGYLPRIAFLMDNFMHRIGLHGTAVLPGILGYGCSVPAIMATRILPSPRDRFIAAVAAVLVPCSARMTIIFGLVGYYLGGTAALFIYLLNIVVVALVGTLLAHLMPDDTPGMVLVIPSYKVPSLKTILAKTWLRSRDFVLFAWPLLIAGSLVLSLSEVYHWNRAINSALAPLLYVLGLPPAIGMTLIFGVLRKELSMIMLIQALGTTQVNTVMSPEQILVFTIFVVFYFPCLATFGILTREVGWKEALAASLLTFSIAVVLGVVVRFIAPWLLQVI, translated from the coding sequence ATGAATAGAAACACCCTAGAAACCCAGTCGGCCTTGATCCTGGAGCATCCCCGTATCATCCTCCTGGGGCAACCCAATTCCGGCAAAAGCACCATCTTCAATAAGGTGGCAGGTTACCGCTCCATCACCACCAATTTCCCGGGTGTCACCGTCGAATATACCAGCAGCCACGTTGCGATTGGAGGCCGGACCTGCGACCTGATTGACTTGCCCGGGATCTATTCGCTGACGGCCATTGAAAGAGCGGCTCGCGAAACCCTGCACTATCTGATCGAAGAGCCTGTATCTCTGATTATCAATGTCATCGATGCGACCCATCTGGACCGCAGCCTCGAGTTGACGCTGCAGCTGCTCGAACTTGGCAAGCCGATGCTCCTCTGTCTCAACATGATTGACGAAGCGGAGCGCAAGGGTATCCGCATCGACGCCGGTGTATTGAGTTCCTTGCTGAAGCTGCCCGTTATCACCACCAATGCAGCGCAGGGGCTGCGCATCGATGCGCTCTTTGACGCGGCCTTTGATCTTCTCCATGCCCCTCATCCGGTTCACTCGTTGCCAATGAGTCGGCATGTGGAGCAGGTGGTTGAAGCGCTCGATGGCGTCCTGAAGCGGTGCCTGCCGCTGCAGAGGATTTCGTCGCGGCTGCTCGCCATCAAACTGTTAGAGTCGGATCCCTTCTTTGCGCTGCAGTTAGAACCAGACGGCACCCACCTGCGCACAGAGGTTCGTCATTACCAGTCCATTCTCGAAGAAGCGCATGGCCAGCCAGCGGATTCTGTGATCTCGGCCGAGCGGCATGCTTTGTCCCTGCATCTCTTCGAACAGTGTACAGTCGTCCATCATCCCCGGCGCTCCTGGCACCAATGGCGCAGCCGGGTGGACCAGCTGGTGATGCATCCGGTATGGGGATACGTGATTATGGCAACTGTCCTGGTTCTGTTTTTCAATCTGATCTTCAAGCTCGGAGCGCTACTGGAGCAACCGATTCTCACCCTTTTTACCCGCAGTGAGGAGGCGCTGACTGCGGCGCTGCCGACCGGTTCGTTCTATGCCTACATCGCCAAGGGTTTACTCCAGGGTATCGCCGGCGGCATCGCCGTCGTCCTGCCCTACCTGATCCCTTTCCTGATCGGGATGGCGCTGATCGAGGATGTCGGTTATCTGCCGCGCATCGCCTTCCTCATGGATAATTTCATGCATCGCATCGGCCTTCATGGCACCGCCGTGTTGCCCGGCATCCTCGGGTACGGGTGCAGTGTTCCGGCGATCATGGCAACGCGGATTCTTCCCAGCCCGCGGGACCGTTTTATTGCCGCAGTGGCAGCGGTGCTGGTGCCATGCTCAGCGCGGATGACCATCATTTTCGGTCTGGTTGGCTACTATCTCGGCGGGACCGCCGCCCTTTTCATCTATCTGCTCAATATCGTGGTTGTCGCCCTCGTGGGGACACTCCTTGCGCACCTGATGCCGGATGATACACCGGGCATGGTGCTGGTCATTCCCTCGTACAAGGTGCCGAGCCTCAAGACGATCTTGGCCAAGACCTGGCTGCGCAGCAGGGATTTTGTGCTCTTTGCCTGGCCCCTGCTCATCGCCGGCAGCCTGGTCCTCAGCCTGTCCGAGGTCTATCACTGGAATCGGGCCATCAATTCGGCACTTGCACCGCTTCTCTACGTGCTTGGGTTGCCGCCGGCTATCGGCATGACCCTGATCTTCGGGGTGCTGCGCAAAGAGCTCTCCATGATAATGCTGATTCAGGCTCTGGGGACCACCCAGGTCAATACCGTGATGAGCCCGGAACAAATCCTGGTCTTCACGATTTTTGTCGTCTTTTATTTCCCCTGTTTAGCGACTTTCG